One region of Gilliamella sp. ESL0405 genomic DNA includes:
- the tldD gene encoding metalloprotease TldD translates to MIVNQVSERLLNLNNLSQKDLMHLLDMLSARQIDFGDLYFLSGYYESWSLEDRIIKSASFHRDQGVGVRAIVGEKTGFAYTDQLTLDRLEQSVSAANSITKQQTPVAVTPFKSADIVAKYQSINPINSFSQEQKVAILRQVDQLARSIDPRVIEVSASLTGSYEDILIAATDGTLCADIRPLVRLSVSVIVEQAGKREHGSSGGGGRFGYDYFLTKNPQTGDSYVDSYTREAVRQALVALSAKDAPAGAMPVVLGAGWPGVLLHEAVGHGLEGDFNRKNTSVFSGKIGEQVTSTLCTIVDDGTIDHRRGSLSIDDEGTQSQKTVLIENGILKGYLFDKLNAKLMNARSTGNGRRESYACLPMPRMTNTYMLPGDSTFDEIISSVDYGLYAPNFAGGQVDITSGKFVFSTSEAYLIEKGKITTPVKGATLIGSGIETMQQISMVGNDLQLDSGVGVCGKAGQSVPVGVGQPTLKVDNLTVGGTVNR, encoded by the coding sequence ATGATAGTCAACCAAGTGAGTGAAAGGTTACTCAATCTTAATAACCTAAGCCAGAAAGATCTTATGCATTTACTTGATATGTTAAGTGCAAGGCAAATTGATTTTGGTGATTTATACTTTTTATCCGGCTATTACGAAAGTTGGTCGCTCGAAGATCGTATTATTAAAAGTGCTTCTTTTCATCGGGATCAAGGTGTGGGTGTTCGAGCTATTGTTGGTGAAAAAACAGGATTTGCTTATACCGATCAGCTCACTTTAGATCGTTTAGAACAAAGTGTCTCAGCGGCAAACTCAATAACTAAACAACAAACCCCTGTTGCTGTTACGCCATTTAAATCTGCTGACATTGTCGCAAAGTATCAATCCATTAACCCGATCAACTCGTTTTCTCAAGAACAGAAAGTGGCAATATTGAGACAAGTTGATCAACTAGCACGCTCAATTGATCCTAGAGTTATTGAAGTTTCGGCTAGTTTGACCGGTAGTTATGAAGATATCTTAATTGCCGCAACCGACGGTACATTGTGTGCTGATATCAGACCATTAGTGCGATTATCTGTTTCTGTAATTGTTGAGCAAGCAGGTAAACGTGAGCATGGCTCAAGTGGTGGCGGTGGGCGCTTTGGTTATGACTATTTTCTGACGAAAAACCCTCAGACAGGTGATAGCTATGTCGATAGTTATACCCGCGAAGCTGTTCGCCAAGCGTTAGTGGCTTTGTCAGCTAAAGATGCGCCGGCTGGCGCTATGCCTGTTGTGTTAGGTGCAGGCTGGCCAGGCGTATTGTTACACGAAGCAGTAGGGCATGGACTGGAAGGGGACTTTAACCGAAAAAATACGTCAGTATTTTCCGGCAAAATTGGTGAACAAGTCACTTCAACACTCTGCACCATTGTTGATGATGGGACGATTGATCATCGTCGTGGTTCGCTTTCGATAGATGACGAAGGCACACAAAGCCAAAAAACAGTGTTAATTGAAAACGGCATTTTAAAAGGTTACTTATTTGATAAACTCAATGCCAAATTAATGAATGCTCGTTCAACAGGTAATGGACGCCGGGAAAGTTATGCTTGTTTACCTATGCCAAGAATGACTAATACTTATATGCTGCCGGGCGATTCGACTTTTGATGAAATCATCAGTAGTGTTGATTACGGGCTTTATGCGCCTAATTTTGCTGGTGGACAAGTGGATATTACATCTGGTAAGTTTGTCTTTTCAACTTCCGAAGCCTATTTGATTGAAAAAGGAAAAATAACCACTCCAGTTAAAGGGGCAACGCTGATTGGTTCCGGAATTGAAACCATGCAACAAATTTCAATGGTCGGCAATGATTTGCAATTAGATTCAGGTGTCGGTGTTTGTGGTAAAGCCGGGCAAAGCGTACCGGTTGGTGTTGGGCAACCCACTTTAAAAGTCGATAATTTAACCGTCGGTGGTACTGTTAACCGCTAA
- the mog gene encoding molybdopterin adenylyltransferase, with amino-acid sequence MIKIGLVSVSDRASNGIYQDEGIPSLISWLQLALKTPFATESRVIPDEQPIIEQTLCELVDNLQCDLIFTTGGTGPALRDLTPDATLAIADRVMPGFGEQMRQISLHFVPTAILSRQVGVIRKKCLILNLPGRPKSIQETLEGVKDSKGNTLVHGIFASVPYCIDLLEGPYIETHEHIVKAFRPKHAIKSNL; translated from the coding sequence ATGATTAAAATTGGGTTAGTTTCGGTATCTGATAGAGCATCAAATGGCATTTATCAAGACGAAGGTATTCCATCTTTAATATCATGGTTACAATTGGCATTAAAAACGCCTTTTGCAACCGAAAGTCGAGTTATTCCGGATGAACAACCAATTATTGAGCAAACACTATGTGAACTGGTCGATAATTTGCAATGTGATCTCATTTTTACAACTGGTGGTACCGGCCCTGCTTTACGTGATCTCACACCGGATGCAACTTTAGCAATTGCTGATCGGGTCATGCCAGGATTTGGTGAACAGATGCGACAAATCAGTTTGCACTTTGTGCCTACCGCTATTTTATCAAGACAAGTTGGGGTTATCCGTAAAAAATGCCTAATTTTAAATCTACCCGGTAGACCAAAATCAATCCAAGAAACCTTAGAAGGGGTAAAAGATAGTAAAGGAAATACGCTTGTTCATGGTATCTTTGCCAGTGTGCCCTATTGTATTGATCTGTTAGAAGGCCCCTATATAGAAACCCATGAACATATTGTTAAAGCTTTTCGTCCGAAACATGCAATAAAGTCTAACCTTTAA
- the argR gene encoding transcriptional regulator ArgR, protein MKQKDLTKAFKEMLLQEKFSSQIEIVQALQELGFENINQSKVSRMLSKFGAVRTRNAKAEMVYCLPAEMSVPTTSSPLKNLVIDIDYNSSMVVIRTSPGAAQLIARLLDSIGKSEGILGSIAGDDTIFSTPTKECSVKKLYQTIIELFERTL, encoded by the coding sequence ATGAAACAAAAAGATCTGACTAAAGCCTTTAAAGAGATGCTTTTACAAGAAAAATTCAGTTCACAAATTGAAATTGTACAAGCATTACAAGAACTGGGATTTGAAAATATTAATCAATCTAAAGTATCCCGAATGTTAAGCAAATTTGGGGCGGTGAGAACACGTAATGCAAAAGCGGAAATGGTTTACTGTTTGCCGGCTGAAATGAGTGTACCAACCACTAGTAGCCCATTAAAAAATTTAGTGATTGATATTGATTACAACAGTTCAATGGTGGTGATTCGAACCAGTCCGGGGGCTGCGCAACTTATTGCCCGACTGCTGGACTCAATTGGTAAATCGGAAGGGATTTTAGGTTCGATTGCCGGCGATGATACCATTTTTAGTACCCCTACCAAAGAATGCAGCGTAAAAAAACTTTATCAAACTATTATCGAACTGTTTGAACGAACGTTATAA
- the mreC gene encoding rod shape-determining protein MreC, with protein sequence MKLLFSKRSPLSVQLFISLALALTLIVVDSNYRPFKQIRYYLDTLISPLYYISNAPKSSFDLLYEMSKTRDTLVNENEKLHQTLMQQKSELLLLEHLKHENDRLRGLLDSPLRHDEHKMAAQVLLTDTDPYVYQVVINKGKDNGVYVGQPVVDEKGIVGQIYETAQNTSRAILVCDYQHAIPVQVLRNDISMVAVGNGCSNDLTLDFLPNNVDIKVGDVLVTSGLDGRFPEGYPVAVVSSVKLDISDSTPIISATPTADIKRLRYLLLLWGDQGATHEGS encoded by the coding sequence ATGAAATTACTTTTTTCTAAACGTTCACCTCTTAGTGTACAGTTATTTATTTCACTTGCGTTAGCCTTAACGCTAATTGTAGTAGATTCAAATTATCGACCTTTCAAACAGATTCGTTATTATTTAGATACGTTAATTTCACCACTTTATTATATTTCAAATGCGCCTAAATCATCGTTTGATCTGCTATATGAAATGTCCAAAACACGTGACACATTGGTTAATGAAAACGAAAAATTGCACCAAACATTAATGCAACAAAAAAGCGAACTCCTATTATTGGAGCATTTGAAACATGAAAATGATCGGTTAAGAGGCTTGCTTGATTCCCCGTTACGCCATGATGAACATAAAATGGCGGCACAAGTATTATTGACTGATACCGATCCTTACGTGTATCAAGTCGTTATCAATAAAGGTAAAGATAACGGTGTTTATGTTGGGCAACCGGTAGTTGATGAAAAGGGCATTGTGGGTCAAATCTATGAGACTGCACAAAACACCAGTCGGGCTATTTTAGTTTGTGACTATCAACATGCAATACCAGTACAGGTATTAAGAAATGATATTTCAATGGTTGCAGTAGGAAATGGGTGTAGTAATGATCTAACCCTCGATTTTTTACCTAACAATGTCGATATTAAGGTGGGAGATGTTTTAGTGACTTCCGGTTTAGATGGGCGCTTCCCAGAAGGTTATCCGGTGGCGGTAGTCAGTTCAGTTAAGCTTGATATTAGTGATTCAACCCCCATTATCTCTGCAACGCCTACAGCTGATATAAAACGTTTACGTTATCTACTATTATTATGGGGAGATCAAGGAGCAACACATGAGGGGTCATAA
- the accB gene encoding acetyl-CoA carboxylase biotin carboxyl carrier protein, translating into MDIRKIKKLIELVEQSGISELEISEGEESVRISRSVPTTSYSAPVQNIQIPQPAPVVVTPTVQAEVVSDTNSVEISGTTIKSPMVGTFYRTPSPESKAFVEVGQTVNVGDVLCIVEAMKMMNQIESEKAGTIKAILVENGQPVEFDQPLFIIE; encoded by the coding sequence ATGGATATACGCAAAATCAAAAAATTAATTGAACTTGTTGAACAGTCAGGTATTTCTGAACTTGAAATTTCTGAAGGTGAAGAATCAGTTCGAATTAGTCGTTCTGTGCCTACTACAAGCTATTCTGCGCCAGTACAAAATATTCAAATTCCACAACCTGCGCCAGTTGTTGTTACTCCAACAGTTCAAGCCGAAGTGGTAAGCGACACAAATAGTGTTGAAATCAGCGGCACAACAATTAAATCGCCAATGGTTGGAACGTTTTATCGTACACCAAGCCCAGAATCAAAGGCTTTTGTAGAAGTTGGTCAGACAGTAAATGTTGGTGATGTGCTTTGCATTGTAGAGGCAATGAAAATGATGAACCAAATTGAATCAGAAAAAGCAGGCACAATTAAAGCTATTTTAGTCGAAAATGGTCAACCAGTTGAATTTGATCAACCGCTATTCATCATTGAATAA
- the rng gene encoding ribonuclease G, producing MSVELLMNVTPSETRVAYIEDGVLQEIHVDRESRRGIVGNIYKGKVIRILPGMQAAFVDIGLEKAAFLHASDIMPHTECVSDTEQEQFQVKDISELVRQGQDLMVQVVKDPLGTKGARLTTDITLPSRYLVLMPGPNSAHVATSQRIESEEERERLKKIVEQYVTDDGGFIVRTAAEGAHAHELEQDANFLKRLWKKIQERMARPTSKNLVYGELALSQRVLRDFVGDPIERILVDSKQTYDLLLEFTQEFMPEVTDKLSHYRGNIPIFDLYDTENEIQRALDRKVKLKSGGYLIIDQTEAMTTIDINTGAFVGHRNLEETIFNTNIEATIAIARQLRLRNLGGIIIIDFIDMQEAIHRERVLQSLQDFLAKDRARTTVNSFSALGLVEMTRKRTRESIGHILCEQCPACKGRGIVKSVETICNEILREIVRIYKAHRSEYFLVYASAAVANALTNDESHALAEVEVFVGKRVEVKVEPLYIQEQYDVVLM from the coding sequence ATGTCTGTTGAACTATTGATGAATGTCACGCCGTCGGAGACTCGTGTTGCTTACATCGAAGATGGCGTATTACAAGAGATCCACGTTGATCGTGAATCAAGACGAGGGATCGTCGGTAATATTTACAAAGGTAAAGTGATTCGTATTTTACCGGGAATGCAAGCTGCATTTGTTGATATTGGCTTAGAAAAAGCGGCTTTTTTACATGCCTCAGATATCATGCCGCATACTGAATGTGTATCAGATACTGAACAAGAACAGTTTCAGGTGAAAGATATTTCAGAGCTGGTGCGTCAAGGTCAAGACTTAATGGTACAAGTAGTCAAAGATCCATTAGGTACCAAAGGCGCAAGGTTGACAACCGATATTACCTTGCCTTCCCGCTATTTAGTTCTTATGCCGGGACCAAATTCTGCCCATGTAGCAACTTCGCAACGTATTGAAAGTGAAGAAGAGCGAGAAAGGCTTAAAAAAATCGTTGAGCAGTATGTGACAGATGACGGTGGTTTCATCGTCAGAACGGCTGCTGAAGGTGCACATGCTCATGAGCTTGAACAAGACGCCAACTTTTTAAAACGCTTATGGAAAAAAATTCAAGAACGCATGGCTCGCCCAACCAGTAAAAACCTAGTTTATGGCGAATTAGCCCTGTCCCAGCGGGTATTGCGTGATTTTGTTGGTGATCCGATTGAACGAATTTTAGTGGATTCAAAGCAAACTTATGATCTATTACTCGAATTCACCCAAGAATTTATGCCCGAAGTTACCGATAAACTATCGCACTATCGCGGCAATATTCCAATTTTCGATCTTTATGACACGGAAAACGAGATTCAGCGAGCCCTTGATCGTAAAGTTAAATTGAAATCGGGCGGTTATTTGATTATTGATCAAACCGAAGCGATGACCACAATTGATATTAATACAGGTGCATTTGTTGGTCATCGAAATTTAGAAGAAACGATCTTCAATACTAACATTGAAGCAACGATTGCCATTGCCAGACAGTTACGTTTACGTAACTTAGGTGGTATTATCATTATCGATTTTATTGATATGCAAGAAGCCATCCACCGAGAACGAGTATTGCAATCGCTACAAGACTTTTTAGCTAAAGACCGTGCCAGAACAACGGTTAACTCGTTTTCAGCATTAGGGTTGGTTGAAATGACCCGAAAACGTACCCGAGAGAGCATTGGGCATATTCTGTGTGAACAGTGTCCGGCGTGTAAGGGGCGCGGGATTGTGAAATCGGTTGAAACTATTTGTAACGAAATTTTACGTGAAATAGTTCGTATATACAAAGCGCACCGCTCCGAATACTTTTTGGTCTATGCATCAGCAGCAGTGGCTAACGCATTAACCAATGATGAGTCGCATGCGCTTGCCGAGGTTGAAGTTTTCGTTGGCAAACGTGTCGAAGTTAAAGTTGAGCCGCTCTATATTCAAGAGCAATATGATGTAGTGTTGATGTAA
- a CDS encoding ABC transporter permease, translating to MNSLYWIALKSIWRKEVTRFLRIWIQTLIPPVITMSLYFIIFGNLIGSRVGDMGGFSYMAFIVPGLIMMSVITNSYTNVCSSFFSAKFQRNIEELLVAPVPTHIIICGYVGGGVMRGILTGVLVTIVSLFFVSYQVYSWVFVIFTLLLTSILFSLAGLLNAVYAKTFDDISIIPTFVLTPLTYLGGVFYSITMLPTFWQWVSKLNPIVYMINGFRYGFLGVSDVSLLITFSMLFLFVIVLYAMVWRLIEKGKGLRS from the coding sequence ATGAATAGTTTATATTGGATCGCCTTAAAAAGTATTTGGCGTAAAGAAGTAACGCGATTTTTGCGGATCTGGATCCAAACATTGATTCCACCAGTTATCACCATGTCACTGTATTTTATTATTTTTGGTAACTTAATTGGTTCTCGTGTTGGTGACATGGGCGGCTTTAGTTATATGGCGTTTATCGTGCCGGGGTTGATAATGATGTCTGTTATTACTAACTCTTACACCAATGTTTGTTCATCCTTTTTTAGTGCTAAATTTCAGCGTAATATTGAAGAATTACTGGTTGCGCCCGTACCGACTCATATCATTATTTGTGGCTATGTGGGTGGGGGAGTAATGCGAGGTATTTTAACTGGCGTTTTAGTGACAATCGTTTCACTCTTTTTTGTTAGTTATCAAGTCTATTCATGGGTTTTTGTTATTTTTACCTTGTTGCTTACTTCGATATTATTTTCACTGGCTGGCTTATTAAATGCCGTGTATGCTAAGACTTTTGATGATATTAGTATTATTCCGACTTTTGTTTTAACGCCGTTAACTTATCTCGGTGGCGTTTTTTACTCAATTACGATGCTACCAACTTTTTGGCAATGGGTCTCTAAACTTAACCCAATTGTTTATATGATTAATGGCTTTCGCTACGGTTTTTTGGGCGTTAGCGATGTATCGTTATTGATTACTTTTTCAATGCTTTTTCTTTTTGTCATTGTGCTATATGCCATGGTTTGGCGGCTGATTGAAAAGGGTAAAGGATTAAGAAGTTAG
- a CDS encoding bifunctional 4-hydroxy-2-oxoglutarate aldolase/2-dehydro-3-deoxy-phosphogluconate aldolase: MKNWKTSAEEILTMGPVVPVIVIERLEDAVPLAKALIAGGVKVLEVTLRTACALDAIKKIIEEVPEAVVGAGTVTTVEQLKQVTQAGVKFVITPGITDSILKEAVAGTVPVIPGIATISELLTAQEYGLTALKFFPAEINGGVAALKAFAGPCGYMKFCPTGGVNPKNYRDYLALDNVLCVGGTWFIPTDAIAQGDFAKITQLAKEAVAGAK, encoded by the coding sequence ATGAAAAATTGGAAAACAAGCGCTGAAGAAATTTTAACAATGGGTCCTGTTGTCCCAGTCATCGTTATTGAGCGTTTAGAAGATGCTGTACCACTAGCTAAAGCATTGATAGCAGGTGGCGTGAAAGTATTGGAAGTCACTTTAAGAACAGCATGTGCACTTGATGCAATTAAAAAAATTATTGAAGAAGTACCTGAAGCGGTCGTTGGTGCCGGTACCGTAACAACAGTTGAACAATTAAAACAAGTTACTCAAGCTGGCGTTAAATTTGTCATTACGCCGGGTATTACTGATTCTATCTTAAAAGAAGCCGTTGCCGGAACTGTGCCGGTGATTCCGGGTATAGCCACCATTTCGGAACTATTAACCGCGCAAGAATATGGGTTAACCGCATTAAAATTCTTCCCTGCCGAAATTAATGGCGGCGTTGCAGCACTAAAAGCTTTTGCTGGCCCATGTGGTTATATGAAATTTTGCCCTACTGGTGGGGTGAATCCAAAAAATTACCGTGACTATTTAGCACTTGATAATGTGCTTTGTGTTGGCGGGACTTGGTTTATTCCAACTGATGCTATTGCTCAAGGTGATTTTGCCAAAATTACGCAACTGGCGAAAGAAGCCGTCGCTGGCGCTAAATAA
- the mreD gene encoding rod shape-determining protein MreD, protein MRGHNKIVIIWITLFIGLCLQIIPWPPAYDMFKPHLLILVLAYWLIMVTHRIGMGTAFVLGAIMDLCSGSILGVHAFIFSIIAYLLMFRFQLIRNLALWQQSIVIFGVSLCYNLLIFLFQVVIYHTITISPLILLSSCVDGALWIFVYLMLRLIERSFNIN, encoded by the coding sequence ATGAGGGGTCATAATAAAATAGTCATAATTTGGATAACGTTATTTATTGGTTTGTGCCTGCAAATCATCCCATGGCCACCAGCTTATGACATGTTTAAACCACATTTATTGATACTTGTATTAGCTTATTGGCTCATTATGGTTACGCATCGAATTGGTATGGGGACGGCTTTTGTTTTGGGTGCCATTATGGATCTTTGTTCCGGCTCAATACTGGGTGTGCATGCTTTTATTTTTTCAATTATCGCTTATTTATTAATGTTTAGGTTTCAATTGATACGCAATTTAGCACTATGGCAACAGTCGATTGTGATATTTGGCGTATCACTATGTTATAATTTATTGATATTTTTATTCCAAGTTGTCATTTATCACACTATAACGATTTCGCCTTTGATTTTACTCTCTAGTTGTGTTGATGGAGCATTATGGATATTTGTTTATTTAATGTTACGACTCATAGAACGGAGCTTTAATATCAATTAA
- the accC gene encoding acetyl-CoA carboxylase biotin carboxylase subunit has translation MLDKILIANRGEIALRILRACKELGIKTVAVHSSADKDLKHVLLADETVCIGPAASAKSYLNIPALISAAEVTGAAAIHPGYGFLSENADFAEQVERSGFIFIGPKPDTIRLMGDKVSAIEAMKKAGVPCVPGSDGPLSSNIETNKEIAKKIGYPVIIKASGGGGGRGMRIVREEKDLEQSIKMTKLEAKTAFNNDMVYMEKFLENPRHIEIQVLSDGQGNAVYLGERDCSMQRRHQKVVEEAPAVGITPKMRKFIGERCVNACIEIGYRGAGTFEFLFENGEFYFIEMNTRIQVEHPVTEMVTGVDLIREQILIAAGQPLSIKQSDIHIHGHAIECRINAEDPKTFMPSPGKITRFHAPGGFGIRWESHIYAGYTVPPYYDSMIGKLIAYGETREVAIARMKNALAELVIDGIKTNIELHIEIMNDEGFQKGGTNIHYLEKKLGIYE, from the coding sequence ATGCTTGATAAAATTCTTATTGCTAACCGCGGAGAAATCGCTCTTCGCATTTTAAGAGCATGTAAAGAACTTGGAATTAAAACTGTCGCTGTTCACTCTTCGGCAGATAAAGACTTAAAACATGTGTTACTTGCAGACGAAACAGTCTGTATTGGTCCTGCCGCTTCAGCCAAAAGCTATCTTAATATCCCGGCGTTAATTTCTGCTGCCGAAGTAACAGGTGCAGCAGCTATTCATCCGGGATATGGTTTTTTATCAGAAAATGCTGATTTTGCTGAACAAGTTGAACGTTCAGGCTTTATTTTTATTGGACCAAAACCGGATACTATCCGCTTAATGGGCGATAAAGTATCGGCTATTGAAGCGATGAAAAAAGCAGGTGTACCTTGCGTACCCGGCTCAGACGGTCCATTAAGCAGCAACATCGAAACCAATAAAGAGATCGCCAAAAAAATTGGCTACCCGGTGATTATCAAAGCATCCGGTGGCGGTGGCGGTCGTGGCATGCGTATTGTTCGGGAAGAGAAAGATCTTGAGCAATCAATTAAAATGACTAAGCTTGAAGCAAAAACCGCTTTCAATAATGACATGGTTTATATGGAAAAGTTCCTTGAAAACCCTCGTCATATTGAAATTCAAGTGTTATCAGACGGTCAAGGCAATGCTGTTTATTTAGGTGAGCGTGATTGTTCAATGCAAAGACGCCATCAAAAAGTCGTTGAAGAAGCACCAGCCGTTGGTATTACGCCAAAAATGCGTAAATTTATCGGTGAACGTTGCGTCAATGCTTGTATTGAAATTGGTTATCGTGGAGCAGGTACATTTGAGTTTCTATTTGAAAATGGCGAGTTCTATTTTATCGAAATGAATACCCGTATTCAGGTTGAACATCCTGTTACTGAAATGGTTACCGGTGTTGATCTTATTCGTGAACAAATTCTTATTGCGGCAGGTCAACCACTTTCAATTAAGCAAAGTGATATTCACATTCATGGTCATGCTATTGAGTGCCGAATTAATGCCGAAGATCCAAAAACATTTATGCCTTCACCGGGTAAAATCACCCGTTTCCATGCGCCGGGAGGGTTTGGTATTCGTTGGGAATCGCATATTTATGCTGGCTACACTGTGCCACCTTATTATGACTCAATGATTGGTAAACTCATTGCTTATGGTGAAACTCGTGAAGTTGCCATAGCAAGAATGAAAAACGCTCTGGCCGAATTAGTTATCGATGGCATAAAAACAAACATTGAACTTCACATTGAAATTATGAATGATGAAGGCTTCCAAAAAGGGGGCACCAATATTCATTATTTAGAGAAGAAATTAGGTATTTACGAGTAG
- a CDS encoding ABC transporter ATP-binding protein — MSSIPALELIALKKIYKTGVEALKGINLTVEAGDFYALLGPNGAGKSTTIGIISSLVTKTSGQVKIFGYDLDTDVVNAKRQLGLVPQEFNFNQFEEVLQIVTNQGGYYGLPRKLALERAEKYLRILDLWDKRHSRACMLSGGMKRRLMIARALVHEPKLLILDEPTAGVDIELRRSMWDFLREINRQGITIILTTHYLEEAEMLCRHIGIIQHGQLIANSSMRDLLAKSQSETIIIDYVPTSNPIQLQGYSYHDVESGMLEVKVDKQHGLNQLFEQLNQQNIKVISVRNKANRLEELFVDLLHNDNKQKGDMDE; from the coding sequence ATGTCATCAATTCCTGCACTTGAGTTAATTGCACTCAAAAAAATCTATAAAACGGGTGTAGAAGCGTTAAAAGGTATTAATTTGACCGTTGAGGCTGGGGATTTTTATGCGTTACTTGGGCCAAATGGTGCCGGTAAATCAACAACAATCGGTATTATCAGCTCGTTAGTGACCAAAACATCGGGGCAAGTTAAAATCTTTGGTTATGACTTAGATACCGATGTTGTTAATGCTAAAAGACAATTAGGGCTTGTTCCGCAAGAGTTCAATTTTAATCAGTTTGAAGAAGTGTTACAAATTGTGACAAATCAAGGTGGATATTATGGCTTACCCCGTAAACTAGCGTTAGAGCGAGCGGAAAAATATTTGCGAATTTTGGATTTATGGGATAAACGCCATAGCCGGGCTTGTATGTTATCCGGTGGTATGAAAAGACGATTAATGATTGCACGAGCGTTGGTGCATGAGCCTAAATTGTTAATTCTTGATGAGCCGACTGCTGGGGTAGACATTGAGTTAAGACGTTCTATGTGGGATTTTTTGCGAGAAATTAATCGTCAGGGAATCACGATAATCTTAACCACTCACTATTTAGAAGAGGCCGAAATGTTATGTCGGCATATTGGTATTATTCAACATGGTCAATTAATTGCTAACTCTTCAATGCGTGATCTGTTAGCCAAAAGCCAATCAGAGACGATTATCATTGATTATGTGCCAACTTCTAACCCAATCCAGTTACAAGGTTATAGTTACCATGATGTCGAATCCGGTATGTTAGAGGTGAAAGTTGATAAGCAACATGGATTAAATCAATTATTTGAACAATTGAATCAACAAAATATTAAAGTGATCAGTGTGCGTAATAAAGCTAACCGTTTAGAAGAGCTATTTGTTGATCTATTACATAATGATAATAAACAAAAAGGAGACATGGATGAATAG
- a CDS encoding rod shape-determining protein has translation MFKKVRGLFSNDLSIDLGTANTLIYVKGQGIVLNEPSVVAIRQDRTGTPKSVAAVGHAAKQMLGRTPGNIAAIRPMKDGVIADFSVTERMLQYFIRQVHSHSFLRPSPRVLVCVPVGATQVERRAIRESALGAGAREVYLIEEPMAAAIGADLPVSAPTGSMVVDIGGGTTEVAVISLNGVVYSASARIGGDRFDEAIINYVRRNYGALIGEATAEKIKHFIGSAYPGDEVLEIEVRGRNLAEGVPRSFTLNSNEILEALQEPLSGIVSAVKVALEQCPPELASDISEHGMVLTGGGALLRNIDKLLSAETGIHVVVAEDPLTCVARGGGKALDMVDMHGGDLFSED, from the coding sequence ATGTTCAAAAAAGTTCGCGGCTTGTTTTCAAATGATTTATCGATCGATTTAGGTACAGCAAATACCCTTATTTATGTTAAAGGGCAAGGTATTGTACTAAACGAACCCTCAGTTGTTGCTATTCGTCAGGATCGTACTGGGACGCCAAAAAGTGTCGCTGCTGTTGGACATGCTGCGAAACAGATGCTAGGTCGTACTCCGGGGAATATTGCTGCAATTAGACCGATGAAAGATGGTGTGATTGCAGACTTTTCAGTGACCGAAAGAATGTTGCAATATTTTATTCGTCAAGTCCATAGTCACAGTTTTTTAAGACCAAGCCCACGAGTGCTTGTTTGTGTACCTGTTGGTGCCACCCAAGTTGAACGCCGTGCGATTCGTGAATCGGCATTAGGTGCCGGTGCGCGTGAAGTGTATTTGATTGAAGAGCCAATGGCTGCCGCTATTGGTGCGGATTTACCGGTTTCTGCGCCTACCGGTTCAATGGTGGTTGATATCGGTGGTGGTACGACTGAAGTTGCGGTTATTTCATTAAACGGTGTGGTTTATTCTGCCTCTGCTCGTATTGGTGGTGACCGTTTTGATGAAGCGATTATCAATTATGTTCGCCGTAATTATGGTGCACTTATTGGTGAAGCAACTGCTGAAAAAATCAAACATTTTATTGGTAGTGCTTATCCTGGTGATGAAGTCCTTGAGATTGAAGTTCGTGGACGTAACCTTGCCGAAGGTGTACCACGCAGCTTTACCTTAAACTCTAACGAGATTTTAGAAGCACTACAAGAGCCATTAAGTGGCATTGTAAGCGCAGTTAAAGTTGCTTTAGAACAATGTCCACCAGAGCTTGCATCAGATATTTCTGAACACGGAATGGTGTTAACTGGTGGTGGTGCGCTATTACGTAATATTGATAAATTATTATCAGCAGAGACAGGTATTCATGTTGTTGTTGCTGAAGATCCACTAACATGTGTAGCTCGAGGTGGTGGTAAAGCCTTAGATATGGTTGATATGCATGGTGGCGATCTGTTTAGTGAAGATTAA